A segment of the Terriglobales bacterium genome:
ACTTCCACCGTGCAGGAACCTGCCCGCGACCCGGGGCCGCCCCGGGGTATCGTCGCCGGTGGCAGGGAGGAGTGGAACCGGCCATGAAGAGTGTCATGCCGCCGCGGCCGCGTCTTCTCCTGGCCGACGACCATACGTTGGTCCTGGCCGCCTTCCAGAACATGCTGGAGCCGGAGTACGAGGTCGTGGGTGCGGTCGCCGACGGCCGCGCTCTGGTCGACTTCGCCCTGCGCCTGAAGCCCGCCCTTATCGTCGCCGACTTCTACATGCCCCTGCTGAATGGGCTGGACGCCGCCCGCCTCATCCTGCAGGAGCTCCCCACGGCGAAACTGGTCGTGCTGACCATGGACCAGGACCCGGACCTGGCCGCCTGCGCCTTCCGCCTGGGCGTTTCCGGCTACCTGCTGAAGAACTCGGCGGGCGCCGAGCTGAAGCGCTGCCTGGCGGAGGTCTGCGCCGGCCGCCGCTACCTCACGCCGGCGATCGCCCACGGCTGCATCGCCGACCTCCTTCTCCTGTCCGAGGATGCGGCTGGCTCGCAAGCCCTCTCCGAGCGCGAGCGCGAGGTCGTCCAGCTCCTGGCCGAGGGCCGCCCCATGAAGCAGGTGGCCGACATCCTGGCCATCTCTCCGCGCACGGTGCAGTTCCACAAGTACCGCGTAATGGAGCGTTTCCACCTGAGATCCAGCGCTGAGGTGGTGCAGTTCGCCATCCACAACAAGCTCATCGCGGCTTGAGCGGGGAACCGGATGCCGAGGAAGCTCTCCCGCAGTTCGGTGCTCAACCTCCTCCTGGTGGCGGTGTTGCTGGGAACCCTGCCCTCTGCTGCGTGGCGCTTGTGGCAGAGCGGCAATACCTACCTGCTGACCGAGACTTTCTTCTCCGACCTGCTGGCGCGGCTCTCCGGACCGGGGCGGCTGCGGTTCCTCCTGCAACCGCTGATGGCCATCCTGCTGGGCGTGCGCGGCGGCGCGCGCGATGCCCGCGCCGGCCTGCCGCCCTTCCTGTGGGCGCTCCTGTTCCATGCCGAGCACCGCAAGGACATGTGGCGGGAAGCGATCGCGACGGTGCGCGACCTCATCGCGGTCGCCATCCTGCTGGACCTGGTCGCCCAGGCTCTGATCTTCCACGAACTCCGTCCCGGCGCCGCCCTGCTCATCGGCCCGCCCTTGATCCTGGTACCCTATGCCCTCTCCCGAGCGCTCGCCAATCTCATCGCGCGGCGGCGACAGAGTCACGCGCCGGCCCCGCGTGCCGGTTGACGTCTTTCCCGCGGCGTTTTACTGAGAGAAGTGCTAGTTCCCACCCCCTCAGCTGGGTGGTAGCGTCAGGCTAGAGGGCCCCAACATTCTGCGAGGTTGCGCGCGCCCGCCTCTTGCGCACCAACCGGGAGAGCCTCCATGAATCCCCTCCCGTCCTCTTACTCCGAAACCAGCGAGCAGAAGCGCCTGAACGCAGCCCGCGAAAGCGGCGTCCCGTGGAAGAAGTGGGGGCCGTATCTGAGCGAGCGGCAGTGGGGCACGGTGCGCGAGGACTACAGCCAGGACGGCAATGCCTGGGACTACTTCAGCCACGACCAGGCCCGTTCCCGCGCCTATCGCTGGGGAGAAGACGGCCTGGCAGGGATCTCCGATGACAAGC
Coding sequences within it:
- a CDS encoding response regulator transcription factor → MKSVMPPRPRLLLADDHTLVLAAFQNMLEPEYEVVGAVADGRALVDFALRLKPALIVADFYMPLLNGLDAARLILQELPTAKLVVLTMDQDPDLAACAFRLGVSGYLLKNSAGAELKRCLAEVCAGRRYLTPAIAHGCIADLLLLSEDAAGSQALSEREREVVQLLAEGRPMKQVADILAISPRTVQFHKYRVMERFHLRSSAEVVQFAIHNKLIAA